Within Nitrospira sp. MA-1, the genomic segment GCAATGACTGGGGGTGAACTGATGCGCAGGTGAATTTCTCGAGCACCCGCCTGCCGAAGCATTTTGACAATTTTTCGGCTGGTGGTGCCTCGAACTAGGGAGTCATCCACGACGACTATCCGTTTTCCTTCTAAGACATCGGGAACGGGATTTAATTTTAGCCTTACCCCAAAATGACGAATGGCTTGTTCCGGCTCAATGAAGGTCCGTCCCACGTAGTGATTCCTGGTCAGTCCGATCTCAAACGGTAACCCCATCCCTTCGGCATAGCCCAAGGCCGCCGGAACACCGGAATCGGGAACCGGAATAACCATGTCTGCGTCCGCTGGACATTCCTTGGCCAATTGACGTCCAAAGGCTTTGCGAACGGGGTACACGGCATGAGGGCCGAAAATTTTCGAATCGGGTCTGGCAAAATAGACGTATTCAAATACACATTGGGCATGCGGCCGTTCCAGAAACGGATGATATGAGGTCATTTCTGAATCGTGAATGACGACGATTTCTCCTGGTTCAACTTCACGAACGAATTTGGCATCAATCAGATCGAATGCGCAGGTCTCGGAGGCCACAACCCAACTGCCCTTATAACGCCCTAAACAGAGCGGGCGAAAACCAAACGGATCGCGGGCTGCAATTAAATGATTATCAGTCAATAGCACCAAAGAAAAGGCTCCTCGAACCAAACTTAATGCGTCAATCACCCGATTGACGATGGTATCCCCTTTTGAATGGGCAATTAAATGGATGATGACCTCGCTATCAGAATCCGATTGAAAAATAGCGCCATAGGCCTCGAGTTCACCACGAAGCACACCCGCGTTAATTAAATTCCCATTGTGGGCTAATGCCAAATTTCCAAAGGCAAAATTGACGGTCAAGGGTTGAACATTTTGCAACTGTCCACTGCCAGCCGTGGAGTATCGATTGTGGCCGATCGCTTTCGTGCCTGGAAGTTCGCGTAACGTTTTCTTTGAATAAATATCGGCAACAAGGCCTAACCCTTTTTTTTGAAAGAATTGCTCCCCATCCGAAGACACAATTCCGGAGCCTTCCTGCCCTCGGTGTTGTAAGGCATAGAGGCCGAGATAGGTCAGGTTGGCGGCTTCCTTCGACCCCGCAATCCCGAAGACAGCACATTCTTCATGAAACCCGTCTGAGGATGGCATGTCCGGCACCATGGGCAACTTTCTCATGAGATCCTCACATAGGCCAGATCTGCCTGATCAACCAGAAGGGCCGACAATGTCCAATACATCCAGGACCAAACTATTATCACGATTCTTCTGTTCCTAATTGGCGTGCGAGACTGTGATGCCATGCACTTCCCATTTCGGAAAGGGACAGGCTTATTTGAGACACGGGCTGGTCATTGCCTCCACGGACAGTGATGTCCATATTTTCCTGAGTGACCTGTCCCAATTCTATGCTCGGGACTCCGAAGCCTTCAACCAACTCTCTTACTCGCTTAATATTCTCGGGTTTTATGGAAATGACAACCCGTGAAGGACTTTCTCCAAAAAGCAGGGCGTCTAGACGCAGGCGATCTTGAGTCAGTATAACAGTTGCTCCGAATGGGGCGGAAGGATGCGTCAGACAGCACTCGGCTAATGTCACGAGTAATCCACCTTCCGAGCAATCGTGCGCTGATTGCACCAGCCCATCCTGTATCAATGAAAGAAGGCAGGAGTGGA encodes:
- the purF gene encoding amidophosphoribosyltransferase, producing MRKLPMVPDMPSSDGFHEECAVFGIAGSKEAANLTYLGLYALQHRGQEGSGIVSSDGEQFFQKKGLGLVADIYSKKTLRELPGTKAIGHNRYSTAGSGQLQNVQPLTVNFAFGNLALAHNGNLINAGVLRGELEAYGAIFQSDSDSEVIIHLIAHSKGDTIVNRVIDALSLVRGAFSLVLLTDNHLIAARDPFGFRPLCLGRYKGSWVVASETCAFDLIDAKFVREVEPGEIVVIHDSEMTSYHPFLERPHAQCVFEYVYFARPDSKIFGPHAVYPVRKAFGRQLAKECPADADMVIPVPDSGVPAALGYAEGMGLPFEIGLTRNHYVGRTFIEPEQAIRHFGVRLKLNPVPDVLEGKRIVVVDDSLVRGTTSRKIVKMLRQAGAREIHLRISSPPVIAPCFYGIDTPTQKELIGANLNIEEIRRYVTADSLGYLSLEGMLAMAPGFSNHYCNACFTDNYPIMLTKAEQLQLGLFEPDQLSHS